In Hydra vulgaris chromosome 06, alternate assembly HydraT2T_AEP, a genomic segment contains:
- the LOC136081740 gene encoding uncharacterized protein LOC136081740, producing the protein MNVKTATTYSRFKLSLLYKNVKICVDDILKEELPKTTGFAFSTDLWQSRNNDAYQTSTLRYVSEDFRLKMFAIGVFPFYGQHTVEAIAIRLDKNVSELAGNNGVLSVVCVHDSPANMKAAINKRNFVDLFCVLITF; encoded by the exons ATGAATGTGAAGACTGCAACAACATACTCCCGGTTCAa gttgTCGTTGTTGTACAAAAATGTGAAAATCTGTGTGGATGACATTCTAAAGGAGGAACTGCCAAAGACCACTGGATTTGCATTCTCAACTGACCTCTGGCAAAGCAGAAACAATGATGCATACCAAACCAGTACATTGCGCTATGTGAGTGAAGACTTCCGGTTAAAGATGTTTGCTATTGGAGTTTTTCCGTTTTACGGACAACATACAGTTGAAGCCATTGCTATTCGTCTGGATAA GAATGTCTCAGAGTTGGCCGGAAATAATGGAGTTTTGTCCGTTGTGTGTGTCCATGATTCACCTGCTAATATGAAGGCGGCAATTAACAAGCGCAATTTTGTAGATCTCTTTTGTGTGCTGATCACCTTTTGA